The Herminiimonas arsenitoxidans genome window below encodes:
- the flgF gene encoding flagellar basal-body rod protein FlgF: MDRLIYTAMSGAKQILEQQATTSHNLANVSTAGFRAQLDTFRAVPVVSNGLPTRTFVVDSTVGTDFRAGPIQQTGRTLDLAVQGKGWLAVERADGTEGYTRGGSLKLNENGVLQTEGGLNVLADGGPITIPPNVKISFAKDGTISSVDSGTTPGATIEIARLKLVNPDEANLVRGTDGLFVTKDGQPADVDATVGVISGAVEGSNVNVVDAMVNMISLARQFELNMNMLKHAESNAAKATEFLALS; encoded by the coding sequence ATGGATAGGCTGATTTATACCGCGATGTCGGGTGCCAAGCAGATTCTGGAGCAGCAGGCCACGACTTCACACAATCTGGCTAACGTCTCGACAGCAGGTTTCCGCGCCCAGCTCGACACTTTCCGTGCCGTGCCTGTTGTGAGCAATGGTTTGCCGACACGCACCTTTGTCGTTGACTCTACGGTAGGCACGGATTTCCGTGCTGGTCCGATTCAACAGACGGGCCGCACGCTGGATCTTGCTGTGCAGGGAAAAGGCTGGCTTGCTGTTGAGCGCGCTGACGGTACCGAAGGTTATACGCGCGGCGGCAGCTTGAAGCTGAATGAAAACGGCGTCTTGCAGACTGAAGGCGGATTGAATGTGTTGGCGGATGGTGGACCGATCACGATTCCACCTAACGTGAAAATTTCATTTGCCAAGGATGGCACGATTTCTTCCGTTGACTCCGGCACGACGCCGGGTGCAACGATTGAAATTGCTCGTCTCAAATTGGTTAATCCGGACGAGGCCAATCTCGTGCGCGGTACGGATGGCTTGTTCGTGACCAAAGATGGCCAGCCGGCAGATGTCGATGCCACTGTAGGTGTGATCAGCGGTGCGGTTGAAGGCAGCAATGTCAACGTGGTGGATGCCATGGTCAACATGATCAGCCTGGCGCGACAGTTTGAATTAAACATGAATATGCTGAAGCATGCGGAGAGTAACGCTGCCAAAGCCACTGAATTTCTCGCTTTGAGTTAA
- the flgE gene encoding flagellar hook protein FlgE: MSSFQQGLSGLNAASKSLEAIGNNVANSGTVGFKQSQVQFSDIYASTLSGSGAAQIGIGTQIARVAQLFSQGNITASNNPLDMAINGDGFFRMSSGGTISYARNGQFELTKEGYIQSASGARLTGYMADANGVIQSGAPTELIINKADLAPKATTKYELKLTLDSRKDALDPLNFNPDDPATFSDSTSASVYDSLGNAHVLRTFYVKTAGGEWSVFATNDGVPIGYNLPTDATNPPIPLGTMDFGTGGVLVGTTPSPLVADMAVTTGAATPFQIAIDYKGTQQFAQTFGINKQLPDGYPAGTLTGFDVANDGSIVGRYTNGQVNVLGQVILSSFANPNGLQNIGDNQWVETAESGVPLTSTPGSSGLGAVQSARIEESNVDLTAELVNMITAQRYYQANAQTIKTQDQIMQTLVNLR, translated from the coding sequence ATGAGTAGTTTCCAACAAGGTTTGAGCGGATTGAATGCCGCAAGCAAAAGTCTTGAAGCTATCGGTAATAACGTTGCCAACTCCGGCACCGTAGGTTTCAAGCAATCGCAAGTTCAGTTTTCAGACATCTACGCCAGCACATTGTCTGGTTCCGGTGCAGCGCAGATCGGTATCGGCACCCAGATCGCACGCGTGGCGCAATTATTCAGCCAAGGCAATATCACTGCGTCGAACAATCCGCTGGATATGGCTATCAATGGCGACGGTTTTTTCCGTATGAGCAGCGGCGGCACGATTAGCTATGCACGTAACGGCCAGTTTGAATTGACGAAGGAAGGTTATATCCAGAGCGCATCCGGTGCGCGCCTGACCGGTTATATGGCCGATGCAAACGGTGTGATTCAATCGGGTGCACCGACTGAATTGATCATCAACAAGGCTGATCTGGCTCCGAAAGCAACGACCAAGTACGAACTCAAGCTGACGCTGGATTCGCGCAAGGATGCATTGGACCCGCTCAATTTTAATCCAGATGATCCGGCTACCTTCAGCGATTCCACTTCGGCATCTGTGTATGACAGTTTGGGTAACGCGCATGTGCTACGTACCTTCTATGTCAAGACCGCTGGTGGCGAATGGAGCGTATTTGCAACCAATGACGGCGTACCTATCGGCTACAACTTGCCGACCGATGCAACCAATCCACCAATACCACTGGGAACTATGGATTTCGGTACAGGTGGCGTCTTGGTAGGCACTACGCCAAGTCCATTAGTTGCAGACATGGCTGTGACTACAGGTGCAGCGACGCCTTTCCAGATCGCTATCGATTACAAAGGTACACAGCAATTTGCTCAAACCTTTGGCATTAATAAGCAGCTTCCAGATGGTTATCCGGCAGGCACCTTAACCGGCTTTGATGTTGCCAATGACGGCTCCATCGTCGGGCGTTACACCAATGGCCAGGTAAACGTGTTGGGTCAAGTCATTCTGTCCAGTTTTGCCAATCCAAATGGCTTGCAAAACATTGGCGACAATCAATGGGTGGAAACAGCTGAATCCGGTGTGCCATTGACCAGTACTCCTGGTAGTAGCGGTCTGGGTGCGGTGCAATCGGCGCGAATTGAAGAATCGAACGTCGATTTGACAGCAGAGCTGGTCAACATGATTACTGCACAGCGCTATTACCAGGCCAATGCACAAACCATCAAGACGCAGGATCAGATCATGCAGACTTTGGTGAATTTGCGTTAA
- the flgD gene encoding flagellar hook assembly protein FlgD: MTAVNSNTTVLPQALLDQMNGASASKKSTAEEAQDRFLTLLVTQMKNQDPLNPLDNAQVTSQLAQLSTVTGIDKLNGTLESLMGSYQTSQSLQAANMIGHGVLAPGSAISLTESKGLMGVEFPQAVDTATVTVKDSTGKVVQTIDLGKQTAGTVPLLWDGSMADGTKAPDGNYTFEVTASLGGTAVKVNPLQFGIVTTVSTSSTGVQINVPGLGALNLSDIRQIL, translated from the coding sequence ATGACCGCAGTCAACAGTAATACCACCGTTCTGCCGCAAGCATTGCTGGACCAGATGAATGGTGCCAGCGCCAGCAAAAAAAGTACGGCAGAAGAAGCGCAGGATCGCTTTCTGACCTTGTTGGTAACGCAGATGAAAAATCAGGATCCGCTGAATCCACTGGATAACGCACAAGTCACCAGCCAGTTGGCGCAATTGTCGACCGTCACCGGTATCGATAAGTTGAATGGCACGTTGGAATCTTTGATGGGTAGTTACCAGACCAGCCAATCGTTGCAAGCAGCGAACATGATTGGTCACGGTGTGCTCGCTCCGGGATCGGCTATTAGCCTGACAGAAAGCAAAGGTTTGATGGGTGTTGAATTCCCGCAAGCTGTGGATACGGCAACAGTGACAGTCAAGGACTCTACAGGCAAGGTCGTCCAGACTATCGATCTCGGCAAGCAAACAGCCGGCACGGTGCCGCTGTTGTGGGACGGCAGTATGGCCGATGGCACTAAAGCGCCAGACGGCAATTACACATTTGAAGTCACTGCCAGCCTTGGTGGTACGGCTGTGAAGGTCAATCCACTGCAATTCGGCATAGTCACGACTGTCTCGACTTCGTCCACCGGTGTGCAGATCAATGTACCTGGTTTGGGTGCATTGAATCTCTCAGATATACGTCAAATTCTTTAA
- the flgC gene encoding flagellar basal body rod protein FlgC, translated as MSLFNIFNVAGSAMSAQSQRLNVVSSNIANAESTTSANGKTYRAKQVEFQSLPMKGGATSTGVKVNRVVEDASPLKMVFDPKHPNADETGHVAMPNVNVVEEMVNMISASRSYQTNVETMNTAKTMLLKTLTLGQ; from the coding sequence ATGTCGCTATTTAATATTTTCAACGTCGCCGGTTCGGCCATGAGTGCGCAAAGTCAGCGCCTCAATGTGGTATCGAGCAATATCGCCAATGCGGAAAGCACGACCAGTGCAAACGGCAAGACGTATCGCGCGAAACAGGTGGAGTTTCAATCGCTGCCAATGAAGGGTGGTGCTACTTCAACTGGCGTCAAAGTCAATCGTGTGGTCGAAGATGCTTCTCCATTAAAGATGGTCTTCGATCCGAAACATCCGAATGCGGATGAAACCGGCCACGTCGCGATGCCGAACGTCAACGTGGTGGAAGAGATGGTCAATATGATCTCCGCTTCACGCTCCTATCAGACCAACGTCGAAACCATGAACACGGCGAAGACGATGCTACTTAAAACGCTGACGCTCGGTCAGTAA
- the flgB gene encoding flagellar basal body rod protein FlgB has protein sequence MIGKLDDLMRFQETALSLRAQRQQLLASNIANADTPNFKARDIDFNKALQGALARSTGAAASPNELAKTSTTHLSSKVLPTLGGAPLLYSNTQQGNVDGNTVDMDVQRNQFTDNAMRYEVGLTLVSSKIKGMLTAIQGQ, from the coding sequence ATGATCGGAAAACTTGATGACTTGATGCGCTTTCAGGAGACGGCACTGAGTTTGCGTGCGCAACGCCAACAATTGCTGGCATCGAATATTGCGAATGCGGACACGCCTAACTTCAAGGCGCGTGACATCGATTTTAACAAGGCCTTGCAAGGCGCGCTAGCACGCAGTACTGGCGCGGCGGCATCGCCGAATGAATTGGCTAAAACATCGACGACGCATTTGTCATCTAAGGTGTTGCCAACCTTGGGTGGTGCGCCGCTACTGTACAGCAATACGCAGCAGGGCAATGTCGACGGCAATACCGTGGATATGGATGTGCAGCGTAATCAGTTTACTGATAACGCCATGCGCTACGAGGTCGGCCTGACACTTGTCTCGTCGAAGATCAAGGGAATGCTTACCGCCATCCAAGGACAATAA
- the flgA gene encoding flagellar basal body P-ring formation chaperone FlgA — protein sequence MKHSFHIAIAALSALLSLPTQLALAQTAAEPRQDLAVLKQTAEQFLRTQATGLPGEVQVTVGAIDPRMKLPACTVPEGFLPPASKAWGKTTVGIRCNAPSAWTIYVSAQVRVHGEYIAAAAPLAQGQTITQGDIAKVKGDLTNLPSGVITDASLAIGRTAATTISLGSPLRQDALRNQQAIQQGQAVRVVFNGDGFSVSSEARALNNANEGQLTQVRTPAGQVVSGIAKLGGIVELTY from the coding sequence ATGAAACACTCTTTCCACATCGCTATCGCCGCTCTCTCCGCCTTGCTTTCATTGCCTACGCAACTAGCATTGGCACAGACCGCCGCTGAGCCGCGTCAGGATCTGGCTGTGCTGAAACAGACGGCTGAACAGTTCTTACGTACACAGGCAACCGGATTGCCTGGCGAAGTACAGGTAACGGTCGGGGCGATCGATCCCCGCATGAAGTTGCCGGCTTGCACTGTGCCGGAAGGATTTTTGCCGCCAGCCAGCAAGGCTTGGGGGAAAACGACGGTAGGCATACGTTGTAACGCGCCATCGGCGTGGACTATTTACGTTTCAGCGCAGGTGCGGGTACATGGTGAATACATCGCCGCCGCCGCACCATTAGCGCAAGGACAAACCATCACCCAGGGCGATATCGCCAAGGTCAAGGGCGACCTGACTAATTTGCCGTCCGGCGTCATTACTGACGCATCGCTGGCAATCGGCCGTACCGCAGCCACCACCATTTCATTAGGCTCACCGTTGCGCCAGGACGCTTTACGCAATCAGCAGGCGATACAGCAAGGTCAGGCAGTACGCGTCGTTTTTAATGGTGACGGCTTCAGCGTATCCAGCGAAGCACGCGCCTTGAACAATGCAAACGAAGGGCAATTGACACAAGTACGCACACCGGCAGGCCAGGTTGTGAGCGGAATTGCGAAGTTGGGCGGGATAGTAGAGTTAACGTATTAG
- the flgM gene encoding flagellar biosynthesis anti-sigma factor FlgM, with the protein MITPIDQAEIGVLPQTKRGDVVKINDASKKIAGVGVAATQTRAGKAPEKADTGAASSNVTLSTQVQALTSQVSSASVFDAKKVDEIKAAIAGGQFQVNAERVADGLMDTVKDLISARKG; encoded by the coding sequence GTGATTACGCCGATAGACCAAGCAGAGATAGGCGTTTTGCCGCAAACCAAACGGGGTGATGTCGTGAAAATTAATGACGCAAGTAAGAAAATCGCAGGAGTAGGCGTTGCAGCAACGCAAACTCGTGCTGGGAAGGCGCCGGAGAAAGCTGATACTGGCGCGGCCTCTTCCAATGTAACGTTGTCGACACAGGTGCAGGCACTGACAAGTCAAGTTTCCAGTGCCAGCGTATTTGATGCTAAAAAAGTTGATGAGATCAAGGCAGCGATTGCCGGTGGTCAATTCCAGGTGAATGCAGAACGCGTTGCCGACGGATTGATGGATACGGTAAAAGACCTGATCTCCGCACGTAAAGGTTAA
- a CDS encoding flagella synthesis protein FlgN, translating to MDSFGTSPADSLSEEHKAVRALTQLLKLEQEHLIAADIDGISALTEAKAKAAAHMTELATGRHKALAAAGFEAKESSMKTWLESSGASATTSKSWHELIELAEEAKELNRVNGTLINKQMVRNQNVLNILQHGNVQGSSVYGPNGQTANKTVSRHIVTG from the coding sequence ATGGATTCGTTCGGTACCAGCCCTGCAGATAGTTTGAGTGAAGAACACAAAGCCGTTCGTGCTCTGACGCAATTATTGAAGCTGGAACAAGAGCACCTGATTGCCGCTGATATCGATGGCATCTCTGCTCTGACCGAAGCGAAAGCCAAAGCAGCCGCGCACATGACTGAGCTGGCAACAGGTCGCCACAAAGCCTTGGCTGCAGCAGGTTTCGAAGCAAAAGAATCCAGCATGAAGACTTGGTTGGAAAGCTCCGGCGCCTCGGCAACCACGAGCAAATCCTGGCATGAACTCATAGAGTTGGCTGAAGAGGCCAAAGAACTCAATCGCGTCAACGGGACGCTGATCAACAAACAAATGGTGCGCAATCAAAACGTACTCAACATTTTGCAGCACGGCAACGTGCAAGGCAGCAGCGTCTACGGCCCTAACGGCCAAACCGCAAACAAAACCGTCAGCCGCCATATCGTAACTGGTTAA
- the ompR gene encoding osmolarity response regulator transcription factor OmpR, with product MNTTNPPSKDTAHSTNSHQTKILVVDDDLRLRDLLRRYLAEQGFNVVTAENAQAMNKLWLRERYDLLVLDLMLPGEDGLSICRRLRGAGDKTPIIMLTAKGEDVDRIVGLEMGADDYLAKPFNPRELVARISAVLRRVAPDEIPGAPSETPQSFTFGEFVLDLGTRTLKKNDETIPLTTGEFSVLKVFARHARQPLSREKLMELARGREYEVFDRSLDVQISRLRKLIEPDPSTPLYIQTVWGLGYVFIPEGKPR from the coding sequence ATGAATACGACAAATCCACCCAGCAAGGACACGGCCCACTCCACCAATTCTCACCAGACAAAAATTCTGGTAGTAGATGACGATCTGCGTTTGCGCGATCTGCTGCGCCGCTATCTCGCCGAGCAGGGATTCAATGTAGTCACCGCAGAGAATGCGCAAGCCATGAATAAGCTCTGGCTGCGTGAACGCTACGATTTACTGGTACTCGACCTGATGTTACCGGGAGAAGACGGCCTGTCGATCTGCCGACGTCTGCGAGGTGCCGGCGACAAAACACCTATCATCATGCTCACAGCCAAAGGCGAAGATGTCGATCGCATCGTCGGCCTGGAAATGGGCGCCGACGATTATCTCGCCAAACCTTTTAATCCACGCGAATTAGTTGCGCGCATCAGCGCCGTCTTGCGCCGTGTCGCCCCAGACGAAATCCCTGGCGCACCATCCGAGACACCGCAATCCTTTACCTTCGGCGAGTTCGTGCTCGATCTAGGCACACGCACGCTGAAGAAAAATGATGAAACCATACCGCTGACTACCGGCGAATTTTCTGTGTTGAAAGTCTTTGCACGTCATGCACGTCAACCTCTTTCTCGTGAAAAATTGATGGAACTGGCGCGTGGCCGCGAATATGAAGTATTCGATCGTAGCCTGGATGTGCAAATTTCGCGCCTGCGCAAACTGATAGAACCTGACCCTTCCACGCCGCTGTATATTCAAACCGTGTGGGGTCTCGGCTATGTCTTCATTCCAGAAGGCAAGCCGCGCTAA
- a CDS encoding sensor histidine kinase produces MPTTSNRLNWIKSGLFWRTFFLLAFVIAASMAAWVASYRVVEQTPRANQIAAQVISVVTITRAALTHSAPDLRRELLFDLSSNEGIRVYPLEDTDRVEPPTNNSLMRTIQEHVRAGLGQDTRFARTVNDVAGFWVSFTISDDEYWLMLDRDRIEGSSGAQWVGWGAATLLLSLIGAMIISGLINQPLARLTAATRAIANGQRPPPLPERGPTEIREANHSFNQMVDDLNRVESDRTVVLAGISHDLRTPLARMQLEVELARLPDAAREGMQSDLEQMDAIIGQFLDYAKPADSTHFQPVDMTALITSTAHEAARLTDVRITSKIDDNITVLGNAIDIKRVVSNLIENARRYGKADGTDFVEIDLSCHVEGDKVIVEVADHGAGVPEAEIDRLLRPFTRMDSARGQANGAGLGLAIVDRIVKRHGGKLQLSNRNGGGLAIQIVLHNAKKRYGHFAT; encoded by the coding sequence ATGCCCACCACATCAAATCGCCTGAACTGGATTAAAAGCGGCCTGTTCTGGCGCACTTTTTTCCTGCTCGCTTTTGTGATCGCAGCCAGTATGGCTGCGTGGGTTGCCAGCTATCGCGTCGTTGAACAAACCCCACGCGCCAATCAAATTGCAGCACAAGTGATCTCTGTCGTCACCATCACGCGCGCTGCGCTGACTCACTCCGCACCTGATTTACGCCGCGAACTCCTGTTCGATCTATCAAGCAACGAAGGCATCCGCGTGTATCCGCTGGAGGATACCGATCGCGTCGAGCCACCTACCAATAACAGTTTGATGCGCACCATCCAGGAACATGTGCGTGCCGGTCTGGGGCAAGACACGCGTTTTGCACGTACAGTCAACGATGTTGCCGGATTCTGGGTCAGCTTCACGATCTCCGATGACGAATACTGGCTGATGCTGGATCGTGATCGAATCGAAGGCAGCTCCGGCGCGCAATGGGTCGGCTGGGGTGCAGCAACGCTATTGTTATCGTTGATCGGCGCGATGATTATTTCTGGCTTGATCAATCAACCGCTGGCACGCCTGACCGCCGCCACACGTGCCATCGCCAATGGACAGCGTCCACCGCCATTACCGGAACGCGGCCCGACAGAAATTCGCGAAGCCAATCACAGCTTCAATCAAATGGTGGACGATCTCAACCGCGTGGAATCTGATCGCACCGTTGTACTCGCCGGCATCTCGCATGATCTGCGTACGCCACTCGCACGCATGCAACTGGAAGTAGAATTGGCGCGATTGCCAGATGCGGCACGCGAAGGCATGCAGTCCGATCTGGAGCAGATGGATGCCATCATCGGCCAGTTCCTCGACTATGCAAAGCCGGCCGACAGCACACATTTCCAACCCGTTGATATGACAGCGCTGATCACCAGCACTGCGCATGAAGCAGCGCGTTTGACTGACGTACGTATCACCAGCAAGATCGACGACAACATCACCGTGCTCGGCAATGCCATTGACATCAAACGTGTCGTTAGCAATCTGATTGAGAATGCGCGGCGCTATGGCAAAGCGGATGGCACTGATTTTGTAGAAATCGATCTATCCTGCCATGTGGAAGGCGACAAAGTCATTGTTGAAGTTGCCGATCATGGCGCTGGTGTACCGGAAGCGGAAATCGACAGATTGCTGCGTCCCTTCACACGGATGGATAGCGCACGCGGACAAGCAAATGGTGCAGGACTGGGCTTGGCGATCGTCGATCGTATCGTCAAGAGACACGGTGGAAAATTACAACTCTCGAATCGGAATGGCGGTGGTCTGGCCATACAAATCGTGCTGCACAATGCGAAAAAACGATACGGTCATTTCGCTACATAG
- the ispF gene encoding 2-C-methyl-D-erythritol 2,4-cyclodiphosphate synthase produces the protein MSVPFRVGQGYDCHALVEGRKLIIGGVTIPHTTGLLGHSDADVLLHAITDALFGAAALGDIGRHFPDTAVEFAGADSRVLLREAVKRVAAAGFSIGNVDATIIAQKPKMAPHIPGMVANIAEDLGVAINQVNIKAKTNEKLGYLGREEGIAAEAVALIYRTV, from the coding sequence ATGAGTGTTCCATTTCGCGTCGGACAAGGTTACGACTGCCACGCACTGGTTGAAGGTCGCAAGCTGATCATAGGTGGCGTGACGATTCCGCATACGACGGGTTTGCTGGGGCATTCGGATGCGGATGTGTTGCTGCATGCGATTACTGACGCCCTGTTTGGCGCAGCAGCATTGGGTGATATCGGACGACATTTTCCGGATACGGCGGTTGAGTTTGCTGGCGCAGATTCACGCGTCTTGTTGCGTGAAGCGGTCAAGCGCGTGGCAGCGGCTGGTTTCAGCATCGGTAATGTGGATGCGACCATCATTGCGCAAAAGCCGAAAATGGCGCCGCATATTCCAGGCATGGTGGCGAATATCGCAGAAGACTTGGGTGTGGCGATTAATCAAGTCAATATCAAAGCGAAGACGAATGAGAAACTCGGCTATCTGGGGCGCGAAGAAGGTATCGCTGCCGAAGCTGTCGCCTTGATTTATCGAACCGTATAA
- the ispD gene encoding 2-C-methyl-D-erythritol 4-phosphate cytidylyltransferase yields MNLPRYFALIPAAGVGARMGEKIPKQYVPIAGKPMLRHVLDTFSSADSIAHTFVVASAEDGYIDATMAALHDSSYVTVLRVGGATRHQSVLNGLHAMREMVDDEDWVLVHDAARPGLSITLIDKLINILRDDEVGGLLAVPVVDTLKRAGEKGRVDQTVARDRLWAAQTPQMFRYGLLRRALEQAVAVTDEASAIEALGLQPKLVEGDARNFKVTLPHDVALAELYLKGFV; encoded by the coding sequence ATGAATTTACCTCGCTATTTCGCCTTGATCCCTGCCGCCGGTGTTGGCGCACGCATGGGCGAAAAGATTCCAAAACAATATGTGCCGATTGCCGGCAAACCTATGCTGCGGCATGTGCTGGATACGTTTTCCAGTGCAGATTCGATTGCGCATACCTTTGTCGTGGCAAGTGCCGAGGATGGTTATATCGATGCGACGATGGCGGCCTTGCACGACAGTTCCTACGTCACGGTATTGCGCGTTGGCGGTGCAACACGGCATCAGTCGGTATTGAACGGCTTACATGCGATGCGCGAGATGGTTGATGATGAAGATTGGGTGCTGGTGCATGATGCGGCTCGTCCTGGACTGAGCATCACGCTGATCGATAAACTGATCAATATCCTGCGAGACGACGAAGTAGGCGGTTTGTTGGCCGTGCCTGTGGTCGATACGTTGAAGCGCGCTGGCGAAAAAGGGCGTGTCGATCAAACAGTCGCGCGTGATCGCCTGTGGGCAGCGCAGACGCCGCAAATGTTTCGCTACGGCTTGCTACGTCGCGCGCTGGAGCAGGCGGTGGCAGTGACGGATGAAGCAAGCGCAATCGAGGCACTGGGTTTGCAGCCCAAGCTGGTCGAAGGCGATGCACGTAATTTCAAGGTGACGCTGCCGCATGATGTGGCGCTTGCCGAACTTTATTTAAAAGGATTTGTATGA